In one window of Syngnathus typhle isolate RoL2023-S1 ecotype Sweden linkage group LG7, RoL_Styp_1.0, whole genome shotgun sequence DNA:
- the LOC133156785 gene encoding chromatin remodeling regulator CECR2 isoform X5, whose translation MYKEEIFMRKVEKISENPGLTLTEKKKRGRPPKKKRMEDSELSEAESEEDTENGMEDIAPAKVGCQRGTWSLVCETEEQWVNLAESIKDKLAPQDRHLYRVISQNFLPEIRNMIEHKEREQKQKLEDPTPFRASQRFSEKHMSQEEDNVEATVEFEKRNDEELDRQVLLAEQRREEERLQQEQRQREKMEKIKAVEERARRRKMREEKAYLLSVGKDLPPELLNLEPSSPVLRTRTTKEFFDMEDDYTGLYKVLEALKAHKDAWPFLEPVDDSYAPNYHDIIQTPMDLSTIERKLNDGEYVAKEEFISDVKLIFKNCIEYNGEDSEYTVMAQSLERCFNRAQLKHLPAEEGDTDEEFYISKEDKERKEKKRNRSSKHLGPESLIKATQDVQRKRSVQGGKGQMLLEDKVLKPVRPLTHSHWGFPPSQQHRHGDIKGMYHPEQWLHRPHGPHMYAHRMGTDPRFAFPGHIPRHGGPGLNRMQHDLNMQHPMGHRYPIGPDGNQLLPQQQHPYMGPTHGPSLGPRPMALQLRPPPEASIYPAHYRPESHTMHPMGNQLSGPQQHNYTGMSSPGMVRSNMWTSLNHHCPERPSGMHMQEDPSLVNQHNLSYGGVPPPVGHKPWPEAAGYPHPPLNSQYQNSAAVASPPGPVQQRPPLTHPDPSTKMRLASMLESPEMLALQQLSASSRPPVGSPHRDMGHFQQSKPPSGVGNVPTCPSQQPPPAPEVQLLRPAGDKGPDSQSSPQTDIQPKGPPENKASIKDISNEPPSSENTVSLNQEHPSIPNPTQHHSGPAEGLHSPQQPQENVSGEKLKSESGAECLMQEVGGQLQNNGPTSVPLHFHVSNKNSKNPYPLTTAQHAQSSPLQSPALVQQCASPSLNATSDCNSPQRHEQNVRKQHQQRPTQEILNRTAPRNHCQNSPPQMTLNMTQLQAPHITQSTQSNSIRSISHGVLQRTQPGPPHPTPLTSLTPSHPPPHLPSQPSPAEHGEQTPRKPASWRDTEGPHAMKFDFSNTAYKQQQAFSPNHHGTQTVDSHASVQAERVRAPPHNAAMPPHSQENGDMGPYTIENPPHPQYSQTSMTRHSSHHPYYTQNINPLQSTQDHSRYHQQQRTVYSIHMPGPQHLHAHTNMYPPFQQEQYYTLPQAHNFVNSRGAYPSDGWQPSHQPMLPTTYLPASSAKGNNQANEGCVSPKASEGSTIVSLLSPEAGSVSGGLEESKWESRNSGSDSPAKRSRTKGNLEQPESPKEILDLDSHNAATRRHSNQSLASTAHIPPGFMYDTRTVHPPMHPGGAPPSHCGVGNGALYPRPPYQDAGRFSVQRPHPHLMEALQRPQQLPLSPGQMRMAMYPHSGGHFQSVMIQQRGLASEHFLHPGQHVMTAPGGSSTKQV comes from the exons ATGTACAAAGAAGAGATATTCATGAGAAAAGTGGAGAAAATCAG TGAAAATCCCGGGTTAACATTaacagagaaaaagaaaagaggaagaccaccaaagaaaaaaagaatggaagACTCTGAGCTAAG TGAGGCAGAAAGTGAAGAGGATACAGAAAATGGAATGGAAGATATAGCTCCTGCGAAAG TAGGTTGTCAGCGAGGTACCTGGTCCCTTGTGTGCGAAACAGAAGAACAGTGGGTTAACTTGGCAGAAAGCATTAAGGATAAACTGGCTCCCCAAGACCGCCATCTGTACCGTGTCATCAGCCAGAATTTTCTACCTGAGATACGCAACATGATTGAACACAAG GAGCGCGAGCAGAAACAGAAGCTTGAAGATCCAACTCCATTCCGTGCATCACAGCGTTTCTCTGAAAAACACATGAGCCAAGAGGAG GATAATGTGGAGGCCACAGTTGAGTTTGAGAAGAGAAATGATGAAGAGCTGGACAGGCAGGTCTTGCTGGCCGAACAGAGGCGAGAAGAAGAAAGGCTTCAGCAGGAACAACGACAGCGAGAGAAAATGGAGAAGATCAAAGCTGTGGAAG AGCGGGCCAGGAGAAGGAAGATGCGAGAGGAAAAGGCCTACCTGTTGTCTGTAGGAAAAGACCTCCCACCAGAACTTCTGAATTTAGAGCCGTCTTCACCAGTTCTCAGAACACGGACTACTAAGGAATT CTTTGACATGGAAGATGACTACACAGGTTTATACAAAG TGCTGGAGGCCTTGAAGGCTCATAAAGATGCTTGGCCTTTCTTAGAACCTGTGGATGACTCCTATGCCCCCAATTACCATGACATAATACAG ACTCCCATGGACCTTTCCACCATTGAGAGGAAACTCAATGATGGAGAATATGTGGCAAAGGAGGAGTTTATTTCTGATGTGAAGCTCATATTTAAAAACTGTATTGAGTACAACGGAGAAGATAGTg AATACACTGTGATGGCACAGTCTCTCGAACGCTGTTTTAACCGGGCCCAATTAAAACACTTGCCAGCAGAGGAGGGTGATACTGATGAAGAATTCTACATCAGCAAAGAAGACAAGGAGCGCAAGGAGAAAAAGCGAAATCGTAGCAGTAAACATTTGGGACCTGAAAGTCTAATCAAGGCGACTCAGGATGTTCAGCGTAAACGAAGTGTGCAGGGAGGCAAAGGCCAAATGCTGTTGGAGGACAAGGTCCTCAAGCCAGTTCGACCACTTACACATTCTCATTGGGGCTTTCCTCCAAGTCAGCAACACCGACATGGCGACATCAAGGGCATGTACCATCCAGAACAATGG TTACATCGTCCTCATGGTCCGCACATGTATGCTCATAGAATGGGCACGGATCCCCGTTTTGCCTTCCCAGGTCACATTCCAAGGCATGGAGGCCCTGGCTTGAATCGTATGCAGCACGACTTGAACATGCAG CATCCTATGGGCCATAGGTATCCAATAGGCCCTGATGGTAACCAGCTTCTTCCCCAGCAGCAGCACCCCTATATGGGTCCAACACATGGCCCATCTCTGGGTCCCCGTCCAATGGCCCTTCAACTGAGACCTCCTCCTGAAGCCAGCATATACCCAGCCCATTACCGTCCAGAGAGCCACACGATGCACCCAATGGGGAACCAGTTGTCAGGACCTCAACAGCACAATTACACAGGCATGAGCTCTCCTGGTATGGTACGCTCTAACATGTGGACTAGTTTGAATCACCACTGTCCAGAGAGACCTAGTGGAATGCACATGCAAGAAGACCCTAGTTTGGTCAATCAGCACAACCTGAGTTATGGAGGAGTGCCACCTCCAGTGGGACATAAACCATGGCCGGAAGCTGCCGGATATCCCCATCCTCCTCTAAATTCACAATATCAAAATTCTGCAGCAGTGGCCAGCCCCCCAGGCCCTGTGCAGCAACGCCCTCCCTTAACCCACCCGGACCCCTCCACCAAGATGCGGTTAGCCTCTATGTTGGAAAGTCCAGAAATGCTAGCTCTACAGCAGCTGTCTGCCTCTTCCAGACCTCCCGTTGGTTCCCCCCATCGCGACATGGGCCACTTTCAACAGTCCAAGCCCCCCTCAGGGGTTGGCAACGTCCCAACTTGCCCCTCTCAGCAGCCTCCCCCAGCCCCTGAGGTTCAGCTGCTGCGTCCTGCTGGAGACAAAGGGCCAGACAGCCAGTCTTCCCCACAGACAGACATTCAGCCCAAAG GACCTCCCGAAAACAAAGCGAGTATCAAAGACATTTCCAATGAACCTCCTTCATCAGAGAACACTGTTTCGCTTAACCAGGAGCACCCATCCATTCCAAACCCTACTCAACACCACAGTGGGCCAGCAGAGGGATTGCACAGCCCTCAACAACCTCAGGAAAATGTGTCTGGGGAAAAACTGAAGTCAGAGAGTGGAGCAGAGTGCCTTATGCAGGAAGTAGGTGGCCAACTTCAAAATAATGGTCCCACTTCTGTGCCCTTGCACTTCCATGTTAGTAATAAGAATTCTAAGAATCCATATCCACTTACCACTGCTCAGCATGCACAGAGCAGTCCTCTCCAGAGCCCTGCACTTGTTCAGCAGTGTGCGTCACCATCTTTGAATGCCACATCAGACTGCAACTCGCCACAACGGCATGAGCAGAATGTTCGAAAACAACACCAGCAACGTCCAACCCAAGAAATTCTAAATAGGACAGCACCTCGCAACCACTGTCAGAACTCTCCTCCACAGATGACCCTGAATATGACACAACTGCAAGCTCCACATATCACGCAAAGCACTCAGAGCAACTCTATACGTAGCATTTCACATGGTGTCTTACAGAGAACCCAACCTGGACCCCCTCATCCAACCCCTCTCACCTCTCTGACACCCAGCCACCCTCCTCCACATTTACCCTCCCAGCCAAGCCCAGCAGAGCATGGAGAACAAACACCGCGCAAACCTGCAAGTTGGCGAGACACCGAAGGTCCACATGCAATGAAATTTGACTTTTCTAATACTGCTTATAAACAACAGCAGGCGTTTAGTCCAAACCATCACGGAACCCAAACGGTGGACAGTCATGCAAGTGTGCAGGCAGAAAGAGTGCGAGCACCTCCTCACAATGCTGCCATGCCTCCTCATTCCCAAGAAAATGGAGACATGGGTCCATACACCATAGAGAACCCTCCACATCCACAGTATAGCCAGACAAGCATGACCAGGCACTCTTCACATCACCCTTATTACACGCAGAACATCAACCCCCTCCAGAGTACCCAAGACCATTCCAGGTACCACCAgcagcaaagaactgtgtattCAATTCATATGCCTGGCCCTCAGCATCTCCATGCCCACACCAACATGTACCCGCCATTCCAGCAGGAACAGTATTACACCCTACCGCAGGCCCATAATTTTGTTAACAGTAGAGGTGCTTATCCTTCAGACGGTTGGCAGCCATCTCATCAGCCCATGCTGCCTACAACCTATCTGCCCGCATCCAGTGCAAAAGGGAACAATCAGGCCAATGAGGGGTGTGTGTCACCAAAAGCCTCTGAGGGCTCCACTATAGTGAGTTTGTTGTCCCCCGAAGCCGGGTCAGTCTCTGGAGGCTTGGAGGAGAGCAAATGGGAAAGCAGAAACAGTGGAAGTGATAGCCCAGCCAAACGCAGTCGCACTAAGGGGAACTTGGAGCAGCCTGAAAGTCCAAAAGAAATCCTGGACCTCGATAGCCACAACGCCGCCACTCGCCGTCATAGCAACCAATCGCTCGCCTCCACTGCACACATTCCTCCTGGCTTTATGTATGACACCCGCACTGTGCACCCGCCAATGCATCCAGGCGGTGCTCCACCGTCCCACTGTGGAGTTGGGAATGGAGCCCTTTACCCTAGACCACCATACCAAGATGCAGGACGATTTAGTGTGCAGAGACCTCACCCACACCTGATGGAGGCTCTTCAGCGGCCCCAGCAGTTGCCTCTCTCCCCTGGTCAGATGCGCATGGCCATGTACCCTCACTCTGGTGGCCACTTTCAAAGTGTGATGATTCAGCAGAGAGGCTTGGCATCTGAACATTTCCTCCACCCAGG GCAACACGTGATGACTGCACCGGGTGGATCAAGCACCAAGCAA GTGTAA
- the LOC133156785 gene encoding chromatin remodeling regulator CECR2 isoform X1, producing MSRGCTVSVEEVQSWWEVPAIAHFCSLFRAAFNLPDFEIEELEKALSEQDLNFLGDLIACLLQGCYQRTDITPQAFSRYLDDIISYRWELEEGKPNPLREESFENLPPRTQVELLHRLCDYRLDAADVFDLLKGLDADSLRVEPLGQDGNGALYWYFYGTRMYKEEIFMRKVEKISENPGLTLTEKKKRGRPPKKKRMEDSELSEAESEEDTENGMEDIAPAKVGCQRGTWSLVCETEEQWVNLAESIKDKLAPQDRHLYRVISQNFLPEIRNMIEHKEREQKQKLEDPTPFRASQRFSEKHMSQEEDNVEATVEFEKRNDEELDRQVLLAEQRREEERLQQEQRQREKMEKIKAVEERARRRKMREEKAYLLSVGKDLPPELLNLEPSSPVLRTRTTKEFFDMEDDYTGLYKVLEALKAHKDAWPFLEPVDDSYAPNYHDIIQTPMDLSTIERKLNDGEYVAKEEFISDVKLIFKNCIEYNGEDSEYTVMAQSLERCFNRAQLKHLPAEEGDTDEEFYISKEDKERKEKKRNRSSKHLGPESLIKATQDVQRKRSVQGGKGQMLLEDKVLKPVRPLTHSHWGFPPSQQHRHGDIKGMYHPEQWLHRPHGPHMYAHRMGTDPRFAFPGHIPRHGGPGLNRMQHDLNMQHPMGHRYPIGPDGNQLLPQQQHPYMGPTHGPSLGPRPMALQLRPPPEASIYPAHYRPESHTMHPMGNQLSGPQQHNYTGMSSPGMVRSNMWTSLNHHCPERPSGMHMQEDPSLVNQHNLSYGGVPPPVGHKPWPEAAGYPHPPLNSQYQNSAAVASPPGPVQQRPPLTHPDPSTKMRLASMLESPEMLALQQLSASSRPPVGSPHRDMGHFQQSKPPSGVGNVPTCPSQQPPPAPEVQLLRPAGDKGPDSQSSPQTDIQPKGPPENKASIKDISNEPPSSENTVSLNQEHPSIPNPTQHHSGPAEGLHSPQQPQENVSGEKLKSESGAECLMQEVGGQLQNNGPTSVPLHFHVSNKNSKNPYPLTTAQHAQSSPLQSPALVQQCASPSLNATSDCNSPQRHEQNVRKQHQQRPTQEILNRTAPRNHCQNSPPQMTLNMTQLQAPHITQSTQSNSIRSISHGVLQRTQPGPPHPTPLTSLTPSHPPPHLPSQPSPAEHGEQTPRKPASWRDTEGPHAMKFDFSNTAYKQQQAFSPNHHGTQTVDSHASVQAERVRAPPHNAAMPPHSQENGDMGPYTIENPPHPQYSQTSMTRHSSHHPYYTQNINPLQSTQDHSRYHQQQRTVYSIHMPGPQHLHAHTNMYPPFQQEQYYTLPQAHNFVNSRGAYPSDGWQPSHQPMLPTTYLPASSAKGNNQANEGCVSPKASEGSTIVSLLSPEAGSVSGGLEESKWESRNSGSDSPAKRSRTKGNLEQPESPKEILDLDSHNAATRRHSNQSLASTAHIPPGFMYDTRTVHPPMHPGGAPPSHCGVGNGALYPRPPYQDAGRFSVQRPHPHLMEALQRPQQLPLSPGQMRMAMYPHSGGHFQSVMIQQRGLASEHFLHPGQHVMTAPGGSSTKQV from the exons TCCCCAGGCATTCAGCAGATATctggatgacatcatcagctACAGATGGGAGCTTGAAGAGGGGAAACCCAACCCACTTCGGGAGGAGTCCTTTGAAAACTTGCCCCCTCGCACTCAGGTTGAACTGCTGCACCGTCTCTGCGATTATCGGCTGGATGCTGCTGATGTCTTTGACCTGCTGAAG GGTCTGGATGCAGACAGTCTGCGGGTAGAACCCCTTGGGCAAGATGGAAATGGAGCCCTCTACTGGTATTTTTATGGCACCCGTATGTACAAAGAAGAGATATTCATGAGAAAAGTGGAGAAAATCAG TGAAAATCCCGGGTTAACATTaacagagaaaaagaaaagaggaagaccaccaaagaaaaaaagaatggaagACTCTGAGCTAAG TGAGGCAGAAAGTGAAGAGGATACAGAAAATGGAATGGAAGATATAGCTCCTGCGAAAG TAGGTTGTCAGCGAGGTACCTGGTCCCTTGTGTGCGAAACAGAAGAACAGTGGGTTAACTTGGCAGAAAGCATTAAGGATAAACTGGCTCCCCAAGACCGCCATCTGTACCGTGTCATCAGCCAGAATTTTCTACCTGAGATACGCAACATGATTGAACACAAG GAGCGCGAGCAGAAACAGAAGCTTGAAGATCCAACTCCATTCCGTGCATCACAGCGTTTCTCTGAAAAACACATGAGCCAAGAGGAG GATAATGTGGAGGCCACAGTTGAGTTTGAGAAGAGAAATGATGAAGAGCTGGACAGGCAGGTCTTGCTGGCCGAACAGAGGCGAGAAGAAGAAAGGCTTCAGCAGGAACAACGACAGCGAGAGAAAATGGAGAAGATCAAAGCTGTGGAAG AGCGGGCCAGGAGAAGGAAGATGCGAGAGGAAAAGGCCTACCTGTTGTCTGTAGGAAAAGACCTCCCACCAGAACTTCTGAATTTAGAGCCGTCTTCACCAGTTCTCAGAACACGGACTACTAAGGAATT CTTTGACATGGAAGATGACTACACAGGTTTATACAAAG TGCTGGAGGCCTTGAAGGCTCATAAAGATGCTTGGCCTTTCTTAGAACCTGTGGATGACTCCTATGCCCCCAATTACCATGACATAATACAG ACTCCCATGGACCTTTCCACCATTGAGAGGAAACTCAATGATGGAGAATATGTGGCAAAGGAGGAGTTTATTTCTGATGTGAAGCTCATATTTAAAAACTGTATTGAGTACAACGGAGAAGATAGTg AATACACTGTGATGGCACAGTCTCTCGAACGCTGTTTTAACCGGGCCCAATTAAAACACTTGCCAGCAGAGGAGGGTGATACTGATGAAGAATTCTACATCAGCAAAGAAGACAAGGAGCGCAAGGAGAAAAAGCGAAATCGTAGCAGTAAACATTTGGGACCTGAAAGTCTAATCAAGGCGACTCAGGATGTTCAGCGTAAACGAAGTGTGCAGGGAGGCAAAGGCCAAATGCTGTTGGAGGACAAGGTCCTCAAGCCAGTTCGACCACTTACACATTCTCATTGGGGCTTTCCTCCAAGTCAGCAACACCGACATGGCGACATCAAGGGCATGTACCATCCAGAACAATGG TTACATCGTCCTCATGGTCCGCACATGTATGCTCATAGAATGGGCACGGATCCCCGTTTTGCCTTCCCAGGTCACATTCCAAGGCATGGAGGCCCTGGCTTGAATCGTATGCAGCACGACTTGAACATGCAG CATCCTATGGGCCATAGGTATCCAATAGGCCCTGATGGTAACCAGCTTCTTCCCCAGCAGCAGCACCCCTATATGGGTCCAACACATGGCCCATCTCTGGGTCCCCGTCCAATGGCCCTTCAACTGAGACCTCCTCCTGAAGCCAGCATATACCCAGCCCATTACCGTCCAGAGAGCCACACGATGCACCCAATGGGGAACCAGTTGTCAGGACCTCAACAGCACAATTACACAGGCATGAGCTCTCCTGGTATGGTACGCTCTAACATGTGGACTAGTTTGAATCACCACTGTCCAGAGAGACCTAGTGGAATGCACATGCAAGAAGACCCTAGTTTGGTCAATCAGCACAACCTGAGTTATGGAGGAGTGCCACCTCCAGTGGGACATAAACCATGGCCGGAAGCTGCCGGATATCCCCATCCTCCTCTAAATTCACAATATCAAAATTCTGCAGCAGTGGCCAGCCCCCCAGGCCCTGTGCAGCAACGCCCTCCCTTAACCCACCCGGACCCCTCCACCAAGATGCGGTTAGCCTCTATGTTGGAAAGTCCAGAAATGCTAGCTCTACAGCAGCTGTCTGCCTCTTCCAGACCTCCCGTTGGTTCCCCCCATCGCGACATGGGCCACTTTCAACAGTCCAAGCCCCCCTCAGGGGTTGGCAACGTCCCAACTTGCCCCTCTCAGCAGCCTCCCCCAGCCCCTGAGGTTCAGCTGCTGCGTCCTGCTGGAGACAAAGGGCCAGACAGCCAGTCTTCCCCACAGACAGACATTCAGCCCAAAG GACCTCCCGAAAACAAAGCGAGTATCAAAGACATTTCCAATGAACCTCCTTCATCAGAGAACACTGTTTCGCTTAACCAGGAGCACCCATCCATTCCAAACCCTACTCAACACCACAGTGGGCCAGCAGAGGGATTGCACAGCCCTCAACAACCTCAGGAAAATGTGTCTGGGGAAAAACTGAAGTCAGAGAGTGGAGCAGAGTGCCTTATGCAGGAAGTAGGTGGCCAACTTCAAAATAATGGTCCCACTTCTGTGCCCTTGCACTTCCATGTTAGTAATAAGAATTCTAAGAATCCATATCCACTTACCACTGCTCAGCATGCACAGAGCAGTCCTCTCCAGAGCCCTGCACTTGTTCAGCAGTGTGCGTCACCATCTTTGAATGCCACATCAGACTGCAACTCGCCACAACGGCATGAGCAGAATGTTCGAAAACAACACCAGCAACGTCCAACCCAAGAAATTCTAAATAGGACAGCACCTCGCAACCACTGTCAGAACTCTCCTCCACAGATGACCCTGAATATGACACAACTGCAAGCTCCACATATCACGCAAAGCACTCAGAGCAACTCTATACGTAGCATTTCACATGGTGTCTTACAGAGAACCCAACCTGGACCCCCTCATCCAACCCCTCTCACCTCTCTGACACCCAGCCACCCTCCTCCACATTTACCCTCCCAGCCAAGCCCAGCAGAGCATGGAGAACAAACACCGCGCAAACCTGCAAGTTGGCGAGACACCGAAGGTCCACATGCAATGAAATTTGACTTTTCTAATACTGCTTATAAACAACAGCAGGCGTTTAGTCCAAACCATCACGGAACCCAAACGGTGGACAGTCATGCAAGTGTGCAGGCAGAAAGAGTGCGAGCACCTCCTCACAATGCTGCCATGCCTCCTCATTCCCAAGAAAATGGAGACATGGGTCCATACACCATAGAGAACCCTCCACATCCACAGTATAGCCAGACAAGCATGACCAGGCACTCTTCACATCACCCTTATTACACGCAGAACATCAACCCCCTCCAGAGTACCCAAGACCATTCCAGGTACCACCAgcagcaaagaactgtgtattCAATTCATATGCCTGGCCCTCAGCATCTCCATGCCCACACCAACATGTACCCGCCATTCCAGCAGGAACAGTATTACACCCTACCGCAGGCCCATAATTTTGTTAACAGTAGAGGTGCTTATCCTTCAGACGGTTGGCAGCCATCTCATCAGCCCATGCTGCCTACAACCTATCTGCCCGCATCCAGTGCAAAAGGGAACAATCAGGCCAATGAGGGGTGTGTGTCACCAAAAGCCTCTGAGGGCTCCACTATAGTGAGTTTGTTGTCCCCCGAAGCCGGGTCAGTCTCTGGAGGCTTGGAGGAGAGCAAATGGGAAAGCAGAAACAGTGGAAGTGATAGCCCAGCCAAACGCAGTCGCACTAAGGGGAACTTGGAGCAGCCTGAAAGTCCAAAAGAAATCCTGGACCTCGATAGCCACAACGCCGCCACTCGCCGTCATAGCAACCAATCGCTCGCCTCCACTGCACACATTCCTCCTGGCTTTATGTATGACACCCGCACTGTGCACCCGCCAATGCATCCAGGCGGTGCTCCACCGTCCCACTGTGGAGTTGGGAATGGAGCCCTTTACCCTAGACCACCATACCAAGATGCAGGACGATTTAGTGTGCAGAGACCTCACCCACACCTGATGGAGGCTCTTCAGCGGCCCCAGCAGTTGCCTCTCTCCCCTGGTCAGATGCGCATGGCCATGTACCCTCACTCTGGTGGCCACTTTCAAAGTGTGATGATTCAGCAGAGAGGCTTGGCATCTGAACATTTCCTCCACCCAGG GCAACACGTGATGACTGCACCGGGTGGATCAAGCACCAAGCAA GTGTAA